In the genome of Quercus robur chromosome 3, dhQueRobu3.1, whole genome shotgun sequence, one region contains:
- the LOC126717964 gene encoding uncharacterized protein LOC126717964: protein MESRSSICINERVGEDELRAILGKVESDQDKEAFGLVCKKWLYLQSTERKRLAARAGPHMLRKMAARFSKLLQLDLAQSVSRSFYPGVTDSDLSVIAHGFTCLTLLSLHNCKGITDVGMIEIGRGLSSLQCLDVSYCRKLTDKGLSAVAVGCCDLRSLHIAGCRFVTDKVLQSLSQNCHNLEELGLQGCNSITDSGLTDLVNGCRRIKFLDINKCSNVGDSGVSSVSEACSSSLKTLKLLDCYRIGDKSILSLAQFCKNLETLIVGGCRDISDESIKSLAAACKNSLKNLRMDWCLNITNSSLSCVLTQCRNLEAVDIGCCEEVTDAAFQGLGTREIELNLKVLKVSNCPKITVMGIGVLLDNCNSLEYLDVRSCPHITKAGCDEAGLQFPPCCKVNFAGSLSEPDVLL, encoded by the exons ATGGAATCGAGGTCGAGCATATGCATAAACGAAAGGGTTGGTGAGGATGAGCTTCGAGCTATTCTGGGTAAGGTGGAGAGCGATCAGGATAAGGAGGCTTTCGGATTGGTTTGTAAGAAATGGCTTTACTTACAGAGCACTGAGAGGAAGAGACTCGCTGCACGTGCTGGCCCTCACATGCTTCGCAAGATGGCTGCCAGGTTCTCTAAGCTTCTCCAACTCGACCTTGCTCAGTCTGTTTCCAGGTCCTTTTATCCTGGTGTTACTGATTCCGATCTCTCTGTTATTGCCCATGGCTTTACCTGTCTCACACTCCTCTCTCTTCACAATTGCAAAG gaaTTACGGACGTTGGCATGATAGAAATTGGGCGTGGTCTTTCTTCACTACAATGCTTGGATGTATCCTATTGCAGGAAGCTAACTGACAAGGGATTGTCAGCTGTTGCTGTGGGCTGTTGTGACCTACGAAGCCTACATATTGCTGGCTGTAGATTTGTTACAGACAAAGTATTACAATCTCTATCCCAAAATTGTCACAATCTAGAAGAGTTGGGACTGCAAGGATGCAACAGTATAACTGATTCTGGACTCACAGATCTTGTAAATGGGTGTCGACGTATCAAGTTTTTGGACATCAATAAATGCAGCAATGTTGGAGACAGTGGGGTGTCAAGTGTTTCTGAGgcctgttcatcttctcttaaGACTCTCAAGTTGTTGGATTGCTACAGAATTGGGGACAAGTCCATATTATCCTTGGCCCAATTCTGTAAAAATCTTGAGACTCTTATTGTAGGTGGCTGCCGGGACATCTCTGATGAGTCTATAAAATCACTTGCTGCTGCTTGTAAAAATAGTCTGAAGAACTTGCGGATGGATTGGTGTTTGAATATCACCAACTCTTCATTAAGCTGTGTCCTCACTCAGTGCAGAAACCTAGAGGCTGTAGACATTGGGTGCTGTGAGGAGGTGACAGATGCTGCTTTCCAGGGTTTAGGCACCAGGGAAATTGAGTTGAATTTGAAGGTTTTGAAGGTTAGTAACTGTCCAAAGATCACGGTGATGGGGATAGGTGTGCTTTTGGACAATTGCAACTCTCTGGAATACCTGGATGTGAGGTCATGCCCACATATTACCAAGGCGGGTTGTGACGAGGCTGGATTGCAGTTTCCTCCATGCTGTAAAGTGAACTTTGCAGGGAGTTTATCTGAGCCTGATGTGTTGCTTTAA
- the LOC126719595 gene encoding uncharacterized protein LOC126719595, translated as MPIEESCPEVEIVTSNPTKRGGNFSVDEDNLLVSAMQGTDQRVEKFWEKIWQYFCENNTYGTTRSASSLQILWGNINRETSKFVGFMAKIEAQNKSGGTDEDKVVLKNQPKWSMPKKRSKGLPQTPSSIDQVDSNDDDTMVLERPIGKKAKKAKRKRTYGDKSFEDYLAKKLQYIQESHEQDKEALRIKVNRIRVDAQRVDIEKERLRLETIREGRIMTMDTSSMNDKERLYFENLKDQILIGQQLE; from the exons ATGCCCATCGAAGAGTCTTGTCCGGAAGTTGAAATTGTCACCTCTAATCCAACAAAACGTGGTGGCAACTTCAGTGTAGATGAGGACAACCTCCTTGTCTCTGCCATGCAAGGTACTGACCAAAgggttgaaaaattttgggagaAAATTTGGCAATACTTTTGCGAGAACAATACTTATGGAACCACACGTTCTGCTTCCTCCCTCCAAATTCTATGGGGAAATATTAATAGGGAGACAAGTAAGTTTGTTGGGTTCATGGCTAAAATTGAAGCACAAAATAAAAGTGGTGGGACTGATGAGGACAAA GTTGTGTTGAAGAACCAACCAAAGTGGAGTATGCCTAAGAAAAGATCAAAAGGGCTCCCTCAAACTCCAAGTTCAATTGATCAAGTTGATAGTAATGATGATGACACAATGGTGCTAGAGAGACCAATTGGCAAAAAAGCCAAAAAGGCTAAGCGAAAGAGAACATATGGTGATAAGAGTTTTGAGGATTATTTGGCGAAAAAATTGCAATATATTCAGGAATCACATGAACAAGACAAAGAGGCTCTTCGCATCAAAGTGAATAGGATTCGAGTGGATGCGCAAAGAGTTGATATTGAAAAGGAAAGGCTTCGTCTTGAAACTATTAGGGAGGGAAGAATAATGACCATGGATACAAGCAGCATGAATGACAAAGAAAgactttattttgaaaatctcaaggATCAAATCCTTATAGGACAACAATTAGAGTAA